From Selenomonas sp. AB3002, one genomic window encodes:
- a CDS encoding SprT family zinc-dependent metalloprotease yields MGKYMIEENIMPWGGQVVTVQKKAIKNVYLKVLPPEGSILLSVPKGYSRKEIEEVLDSRREWLLSRQQLIRENARASVKRQYVTGEKIPVWGKPYELVVREVAGNRARVTCKDGKVLLLVPGYATRDQRRQVLNDWYRRQLERVVAAEKSRLESLVGKTAAEWRFRDMHTRWGTCNVRARRIWLSIHLAKQSPEVFRYVAIHELTHLWEANHGPEFKARMDRYYPGWRVVRKQMNIAADFE; encoded by the coding sequence ATGGGAAAATACATGATAGAGGAAAACATAATGCCTTGGGGCGGGCAGGTAGTGACGGTGCAGAAAAAGGCCATCAAGAATGTTTACTTGAAAGTGCTGCCGCCTGAAGGGAGCATACTCCTGTCGGTGCCGAAGGGGTATAGCAGGAAGGAAATAGAGGAGGTACTGGATAGCCGCAGGGAATGGCTGCTATCCAGGCAGCAGCTCATCAGGGAAAATGCCAGGGCATCAGTCAAGCGCCAGTATGTGACAGGGGAAAAGATACCTGTCTGGGGAAAGCCTTATGAACTGGTGGTGAGAGAAGTGGCAGGTAACAGAGCCAGGGTCACCTGCAAGGATGGCAAGGTGTTGCTCCTGGTGCCGGGATATGCCACCAGGGATCAAAGGAGGCAGGTTCTCAATGACTGGTACCGCCGCCAGCTTGAAAGAGTGGTGGCAGCAGAGAAAAGCCGGTTGGAATCCTTAGTGGGGAAGACAGCAGCGGAGTGGCGCTTCCGGGATATGCATACCCGCTGGGGCACTTGCAATGTGCGTGCCCGCCGCATTTGGCTGTCCATACACCTGGCCAAGCAGTCCCCGGAGGTTTTCAGATATGTAGCCATACATGAGCTTACTCATCTCTGGGAGGCTAATCACGGCCCGGAGTTCAAGGCGAGGATGGACAGGTACTATCCTGGGTGGCGAGTAGTCAGGAAGCAGATGAATATTGCAGCTGATTTCGAGTGA
- a CDS encoding VOC family protein — MDLSRIHHVAIIGSDYERSKHFYVDILGFEVIRENYREAQQDWKIDLRLQDIELELFIKADCPQRPGWPGKEAYGLRHLAFRVDSVEDTVRELNALGIETEPIRQDTFTGEKMTFFHDPDGLPLELHE; from the coding sequence ATGGATTTGAGTCGTATTCATCATGTAGCAATCATCGGCAGCGACTATGAGCGCAGCAAGCACTTCTATGTAGACATACTTGGTTTTGAAGTAATCCGCGAGAATTACCGTGAAGCACAGCAGGATTGGAAAATTGATCTGCGGCTTCAGGACATAGAGCTTGAGCTATTTATCAAGGCAGACTGCCCCCAACGTCCAGGCTGGCCAGGGAAGGAAGCATATGGACTAAGGCATCTGGCCTTTCGGGTGGATTCTGTAGAGGATACGGTAAGGGAACTTAATGCATTGGGCATTGAGACAGAACCCATTCGGCAAGATACATTCACCGGGGAGAAAATGACATTCTTCCATGACCCGGATGGACTGCCTTTGGAACTTCACGAGTAG
- a CDS encoding QueT transporter family protein → MTQKISTRFMAQAAIIAATYVVLIIVFAPISFSEIQVRIAEALTILPVYTVAAVPGLVIGCLLGNIIGGAPMPDVVFGTAATLIGAVGTRLLRSRRPVIAIIPPIAANMVIIPFVLRYAYEVPLPIPLMMATVGIGEAISCGMLGLLLHRALQPHRSSVFKA, encoded by the coding sequence ATGACGCAAAAGATATCCACAAGATTTATGGCACAGGCTGCCATTATTGCAGCCACCTATGTTGTACTGATCATTGTGTTTGCACCCATCTCATTCAGCGAGATACAGGTCAGGATAGCTGAGGCGCTGACCATACTGCCGGTATATACGGTAGCAGCGGTGCCGGGACTGGTTATCGGATGTCTCCTGGGCAACATCATAGGCGGGGCACCAATGCCTGATGTGGTATTCGGCACGGCAGCTACGCTGATTGGAGCAGTGGGGACCAGGCTGCTGCGCAGCAGGAGGCCTGTGATAGCTATAATTCCACCGATTGCAGCCAATATGGTGATAATCCCGTTCGTACTGCGTTATGCCTATGAAGTACCTTTGCCTATACCACTGATGATGGCAACGGTAGGCATAGGGGAAGCAATATCCTGCGGTATGCTGGGGCTTTTGCTGCACAGGGCTCTACAGCCCCATAGAAGCAGTGTGTTTAAGGCGTGA
- a CDS encoding single-stranded DNA-binding protein, producing the protein MNKVSLIGNLASDISFNIYDKDGGKKSIVIASSVLAVDKQRSKKNSDQKPTADFIPIVGFSQLAITMADHLAKGSRIGITGKLKTKRWTDKNGHRRFDMEVIVDRMDFLTPKKKD; encoded by the coding sequence ATGAACAAAGTCAGCCTGATTGGCAACCTGGCCAGTGATATCTCCTTCAACATCTATGACAAAGACGGTGGCAAGAAATCTATCGTTATAGCCTCCTCCGTCCTGGCTGTTGACAAGCAGCGCTCAAAGAAGAACTCTGACCAGAAGCCCACTGCCGACTTCATTCCCATCGTTGGCTTCAGTCAGCTGGCTATCACCATGGCAGACCATCTCGCCAAAGGTTCACGCATTGGCATCACCGGCAAACTTAAAACCAAACGCTGGACTGACAAGAATGGCCACCGCCGTTTCGATATGGAGGTCATTGTGGACAGGATGGATTTTCTCACACCCAAGAAAAAGGATTGA
- a CDS encoding DUF2624 family protein: MSINKNEVTMEMIKKAMDCETVEELMALAKAEGIELTKEEAESYLAELEDFELDGDMLKRAAGGGGYADLCWSNTKPILTQ; encoded by the coding sequence ATGTCAATTAACAAAAATGAAGTCACAATGGAAATGATTAAAAAGGCGATGGACTGCGAGACAGTAGAGGAACTCATGGCGCTGGCGAAAGCGGAAGGTATTGAACTGACGAAGGAAGAAGCTGAATCATATTTGGCGGAGCTGGAAGACTTCGAGTTGGACGGTGATATGCTGAAACGGGCAGCGGGTGGTGGCGGCTACGCTGACCTCTGCTGGAGCAACACTAAGCCGATATTAACGCAGTGA
- a CDS encoding pyridoxamine 5'-phosphate oxidase family protein gives MCWERIGIQGEIHPYVVPVSFGVEVMDEVPVVYFHCAKQGLKIDLLEKHPEVCVEGDIFYKVEQTEQGITTRYESIVGQGRCEFLTELDEIKRCLRLINDHYGYNDYPLDRCRGLAHLRIGRIALQEITGKRNLA, from the coding sequence ATGTGTTGGGAACGCATTGGCATACAGGGAGAAATCCATCCCTATGTTGTCCCGGTTTCATTCGGGGTGGAAGTTATGGATGAGGTGCCCGTGGTCTATTTCCACTGCGCAAAGCAGGGCCTGAAGATTGATCTGCTGGAAAAACACCCGGAGGTATGCGTGGAGGGAGATATCTTCTATAAGGTGGAGCAGACGGAACAGGGGATAACTACCCGTTACGAGAGCATAGTTGGTCAAGGTCGATGTGAGTTCCTGACGGAGCTGGATGAGATTAAGCGGTGTCTGCGGCTTATCAATGACCATTATGGCTACAATGACTATCCGTTGGATAGATGCAGGGGACTTGCTCACTTGAGGATTGGCAGGATTGCACTTCAGGAAATTACAGGAAAGAGAAATTTGGCATAG
- a CDS encoding Hsp20/alpha crystallin family protein: MFGLVPFATGNEIMKEEGRLFNHLLDAFDTPFTSATSTSGFKVDVKDNGTAYELTADLPGFKKEDISLGYENNYLTLSAKREENNDEQDSEGNYIRRERNYGQMSRSFYISGIDKTKATADFKDGVLKVQLPKLQEQVPTSHQIPIS, encoded by the coding sequence ATGTTTGGTCTGGTTCCATTTGCAACAGGTAATGAGATTATGAAGGAAGAAGGACGTTTGTTCAATCACCTGCTGGATGCCTTTGATACTCCCTTCACCAGTGCAACGAGCACATCTGGCTTCAAAGTCGATGTCAAGGACAACGGCACGGCCTATGAACTTACCGCCGACCTTCCCGGCTTCAAAAAGGAGGATATTTCTCTCGGCTACGAGAACAACTATCTTACCCTCTCTGCAAAGAGGGAGGAAAACAATGATGAGCAGGATAGCGAAGGCAACTACATCCGCCGTGAGCGCAACTACGGCCAGATGTCCCGTTCCTTCTACATCAGCGGCATTGACAAAACCAAGGCCACTGCTGATTTCAAGGATGGTGTGCTGAAAGTCCAGCTCCCCAAACTCCAGGAACAGGTTCCTACCTCCCATCAGATTCCCATCAGTTGA
- a CDS encoding transposase: MAGSVHRQIIDINNMLLSGDGTPVKVSNRERSHSTCDCHKNGFANCNHKRWFSQPDVNWGWDSSRNLFFYGYNLYLFTDAESGLPVFPILEHASRHDLPAMLHGLACLKTFFADWNISALILDAAHDAGAIYTMCKKHNITPFIDLNPRGVQTPEDKGYTIGPDGVPICPLGLPMRPNGTDKKRYRAKYICPMTKYAERLCM, translated from the coding sequence ATGGCTGGCTCGGTGCACAGACAAATCATTGATATCAACAATATGTTGCTGAGCGGTGACGGCACGCCCGTCAAAGTTTCAAATCGTGAACGTAGCCACTCGACCTGCGATTGTCATAAAAATGGCTTCGCTAATTGCAACCATAAACGCTGGTTCTCTCAGCCCGATGTTAACTGGGGATGGGATTCGTCCAGAAACTTATTTTTCTACGGTTACAATCTTTACCTCTTCACAGATGCTGAATCCGGTTTGCCTGTATTCCCCATTCTAGAACATGCCTCCCGCCATGACCTTCCTGCTATGTTGCATGGACTTGCCTGCCTCAAGACATTTTTTGCTGACTGGAACATTTCTGCTTTAATCCTCGATGCCGCACACGATGCAGGTGCCATCTACACAATGTGTAAAAAACACAACATAACTCCCTTCATTGACCTGAATCCTCGTGGCGTCCAAACTCCAGAAGACAAAGGGTATACCATCGGCCCTGATGGTGTACCAATTTGTCCATTGGGACTCCCTATGAGGCCTAACGGTACTGATAAGAAACGGTACAGAGCCAAGTATATTTGTCCCATGACAAAATATGCTGAAAGACTCTGTATGTGA
- a CDS encoding YdcF family protein, which translates to MQIQPKNNHLQQLANAANTLTRFLGTRDLPKLTHNTLQSKYGFDHVDVLILFGGTIPFGCDVAAATWKRGLARHLMIVGGIGHTTQSLRDKFKARFPDMDTEDKPEAEMIADYLAQEHGIHDILLETKSTNCGNNVTYALARLREAAIPAKSLLIMQDPSMQRRMAAVFAKELQGQDTLIINYAPYRPYLTAKNGTLRFIRPYWGLWDISHYVTLLLGDISRLRDDENGYGPKGKGFITHVDIPPEVETAFCLLNSSQLGTVRTANPAFSS; encoded by the coding sequence ATGCAGATTCAACCTAAAAACAATCACCTGCAGCAGCTTGCCAATGCTGCCAACACACTTACCCGGTTTCTCGGCACCCGTGACCTGCCTAAACTTACTCACAATACTTTGCAAAGCAAATATGGCTTTGACCATGTAGATGTACTGATTCTCTTCGGCGGCACCATCCCCTTCGGCTGTGACGTGGCTGCCGCCACATGGAAGCGTGGTCTGGCCCGCCATCTGATGATAGTTGGCGGCATTGGCCATACTACCCAATCACTCCGGGACAAATTCAAGGCCAGATTCCCTGATATGGACACTGAGGACAAGCCGGAAGCAGAAATGATAGCCGACTACCTGGCCCAGGAGCATGGCATCCACGATATCCTTCTGGAAACAAAGTCTACCAACTGCGGCAACAATGTCACTTATGCCCTGGCCAGGCTCAGAGAAGCAGCCATACCAGCAAAATCCCTCCTCATCATGCAGGATCCCTCCATGCAGCGCCGCATGGCTGCAGTTTTTGCCAAGGAACTGCAGGGACAGGATACCCTCATCATAAACTATGCTCCCTATCGTCCCTACCTTACAGCAAAAAACGGCACGCTCCGTTTCATCCGCCCATATTGGGGCCTCTGGGATATAAGCCATTATGTGACCCTGCTTCTTGGAGATATATCCAGACTCAGGGATGATGAGAACGGCTACGGCCCCAAGGGCAAAGGCTTCATCACTCATGTAGATATTCCACCAGAAGTCGAAACAGCCTTCTGCCTTCTAAACTCCAGTCAGCTTGGCACCGTCCGCACTGCCAATCCTGCTTTCAGCAGCTAA
- a CDS encoding IS1182 family transposase — protein MQKPNSQKEYTSLGENYQLFLPLNLEFQVSKDDPVRLLRHCIGGMDIKSLEETYQRIDRNLASPRQMLAILVYAGMNHIFSSRRIETACRRDINFMYLLEGKPAPDHVTISRFRSKHLAPCIKELFAQMDFLLEQFGVISLKDIFIDGTKIESFSNKYKFVWKKAVLKNKAKLMAKLPAFVSKAREAFTLSLHYGDEIHVRHLKKLRRKLKACQKAQDIIFVKGTGKRKTALQKTMEQLDEFIARLKKYNTYLHILGNRNSFAKTDTDATFMRMKEDAMKNGQLKPAYNIQCGTDSEFITWASVGPQPTDTTTLIPFLQDMEKHLQRRYPNVVADAGYESEENYLYLETNGQRAFIKPSNYEKSKTRKWKKDIGRRENMTYLPEEDAYLCAQGRKLAAAKEFVRSSRTGFKRNITLYSSADCGNCPLKSQCIHGNHCKTPLEERTKHFEVSKQFLRQRQEDLERITSKEGVQLRINRSIQAEGAFAMMKADMNFRRFLSRGTANVLVEIMLVAMAYNIQKLHCKIQSDRAGQHLFPVNNAA, from the coding sequence ATGCAAAAACCAAATTCACAGAAAGAGTATACGTCTTTAGGAGAGAATTATCAACTGTTTCTCCCCTTAAATCTTGAATTTCAGGTTAGCAAAGATGACCCCGTCCGCCTGCTTCGCCACTGCATTGGAGGTATGGATATAAAGTCACTGGAGGAGACCTATCAAAGGATAGATCGAAATCTGGCGTCGCCCAGGCAGATGCTGGCCATCCTTGTTTATGCCGGAATGAACCATATTTTCAGCTCACGCAGGATCGAGACTGCCTGCCGAAGGGACATCAACTTCATGTACCTGCTGGAAGGCAAGCCGGCCCCTGACCATGTTACCATCTCAAGATTCCGTTCCAAACATCTGGCCCCCTGCATCAAGGAACTGTTTGCCCAGATGGACTTCCTGCTTGAACAGTTCGGTGTCATTTCCCTTAAAGACATCTTCATTGACGGAACAAAGATTGAGTCTTTCTCCAACAAGTATAAATTTGTCTGGAAGAAGGCTGTCCTTAAAAACAAAGCCAAGCTCATGGCAAAGCTTCCTGCCTTTGTCAGCAAAGCCAGGGAAGCGTTCACGCTTTCTCTGCATTACGGCGATGAAATCCATGTCAGGCACCTCAAAAAGCTCCGCCGCAAGCTCAAGGCATGCCAGAAGGCGCAGGACATCATCTTCGTCAAGGGAACGGGCAAGCGCAAGACTGCCCTGCAGAAAACAATGGAGCAGCTGGACGAGTTCATTGCCCGGCTCAAAAAATACAATACATATCTGCACATTCTAGGCAACCGCAATAGCTTTGCCAAGACAGACACGGATGCCACCTTCATGCGCATGAAGGAAGATGCCATGAAGAACGGCCAGCTTAAGCCCGCCTACAACATCCAGTGCGGTACGGACTCTGAATTCATCACATGGGCATCGGTCGGTCCCCAGCCTACAGATACAACCACACTCATTCCTTTCCTTCAGGATATGGAGAAACATCTGCAGCGCCGCTATCCCAATGTGGTTGCGGATGCAGGATACGAAAGCGAAGAGAACTACCTCTATCTTGAGACCAACGGGCAGCGCGCCTTCATAAAGCCCAGCAATTATGAGAAGAGCAAGACAAGAAAATGGAAAAAGGATATCGGGCGCAGGGAGAATATGACCTATCTGCCAGAAGAAGATGCCTATTTATGCGCCCAGGGCAGGAAGCTTGCAGCTGCAAAGGAATTCGTACGCAGCAGCCGGACAGGATTCAAAAGAAATATAACCCTTTACAGTTCTGCGGATTGCGGCAATTGCCCGCTGAAGAGCCAGTGCATACACGGAAACCATTGCAAGACCCCGCTGGAGGAGAGAACCAAGCACTTTGAAGTATCCAAACAGTTTCTGCGCCAACGTCAGGAAGATTTGGAACGTATAACCTCAAAAGAAGGAGTACAACTGCGCATAAACCGAAGCATACAGGCAGAAGGTGCATTTGCAATGATGAAGGCGGACATGAATTTCCGAAGGTTCCTGAGCCGCGGCACAGCAAATGTCCTTGTTGAGATCATGCTGGTGGCTATGGCTTACAATATTCAAAAGCTGCACTGCAAAATCCAGTCAGACAGAGCAGGCCAGCACCTGTTCCCTGTGAATAACGCAGCCTGA
- a CDS encoding sugar O-acetyltransferase: MRDKLHTEELYLPTDPDIMREQERCLELQYDYNNTRPSEGTKRAELLSMMFAEIGEGCYIEPPLHANWGGHHVHFGKNVYANFNLTMVDDTHIYVGDNTLFGPNVVLATGGHPLLPELRAKGYQFNAPIHIGKNCWLGAGVMVMPGITIGDNTVVGAGSVVTKDLPSGVLAVGNPCKVLRTIGEHERQYYFRDKRIPAELL, translated from the coding sequence ATGAGGGACAAGCTGCACACAGAAGAACTCTACCTGCCTACTGACCCGGATATCATGCGGGAGCAGGAACGCTGCCTGGAATTACAATACGATTACAACAACACCCGCCCCTCAGAAGGCACGAAACGTGCAGAGCTTCTGAGCATGATGTTTGCAGAAATCGGCGAAGGCTGTTATATAGAGCCTCCCCTCCACGCCAACTGGGGTGGCCACCATGTACATTTTGGCAAGAATGTCTACGCCAACTTCAATCTGACTATGGTAGATGACACCCACATCTACGTGGGCGACAATACTCTGTTCGGCCCCAACGTGGTGCTGGCAACGGGGGGACATCCCTTGCTGCCGGAGCTGAGGGCTAAGGGGTATCAGTTCAACGCCCCCATCCACATTGGCAAAAATTGCTGGCTGGGTGCCGGAGTCATGGTCATGCCCGGCATAACCATTGGCGATAATACTGTTGTTGGTGCAGGGAGCGTCGTGACCAAGGATCTGCCCTCCGGCGTTCTGGCCGTAGGCAACCCCTGCAAGGTACTGCGCACGATTGGCGAACATGAGCGTCAATATTACTTCAGGGACAAGCGAATCCCTGCAGAACTTCTGTAA
- a CDS encoding NUDIX domain-containing protein: MPEERSQEEQEFLKNYDPSKYERPSVTADVVIFTMDEDNELNVLLIKRGGHPYKDYWAIPGGFLEAGKESVDEAAARELFEETGVKVSDGIELRQLITVGAPDRDPRTHVVSVVYTALVPRGLLKDIAAGDDAKEARLFKVRRGYDEHGELSTYFVTSDCSITMKHLAFDHAFLISTAIKRLQGRLSYTDDAFALLQDKSRFEIYELMKIHEAILFQKLDRSNFRKMFLRSLVDRQRVKEIGKYDASGKPKTALYCYLERKDYDEG, from the coding sequence ATGCCAGAGGAAAGAAGTCAGGAGGAGCAAGAGTTCCTGAAGAACTATGACCCTTCCAAATACGAAAGGCCGTCAGTGACGGCAGATGTGGTGATTTTCACCATGGACGAGGACAATGAGCTCAACGTCCTGCTTATCAAGCGGGGAGGACATCCCTACAAGGATTACTGGGCCATCCCCGGGGGCTTCCTGGAGGCGGGCAAGGAGTCCGTGGATGAAGCGGCGGCCCGGGAGCTTTTTGAGGAAACGGGAGTGAAGGTGAGCGATGGCATTGAACTGCGGCAGCTCATCACCGTGGGGGCGCCGGACAGGGACCCCCGCACCCATGTGGTGAGCGTGGTTTATACAGCTTTGGTGCCCAGAGGATTGCTGAAGGACATCGCTGCCGGAGACGATGCCAAGGAAGCCCGGCTCTTCAAGGTACGCCGGGGCTATGACGAGCATGGGGAGCTTTCCACCTACTTTGTCACCAGCGACTGTTCCATCACCATGAAGCATCTGGCCTTTGACCATGCTTTCCTCATCAGCACCGCCATCAAGCGGCTGCAGGGCAGGCTCAGCTATACAGACGATGCCTTTGCCCTGCTTCAGGATAAGTCAAGGTTTGAAATCTACGAACTGATGAAGATTCACGAAGCCATTCTCTTTCAGAAGCTGGACCGCTCCAACTTCCGCAAGATGTTCCTGCGCAGCCTGGTGGACAGGCAGCGGGTGAAGGAGATAGGCAAGTACGATGCCTCCGGCAAGCCCAAGACCGCTTTGTATTGCTATCTGGAAAGGAAGGATTACGATGAAGGCTAA
- a CDS encoding fructosamine kinase family protein — translation MHSSLNEAVQKSFGQDASVEWSEPVSGGDINEAYHLLLTGGEEVFLKLNARAEENFFPAEAYGLKCMKESGANVPEVLAVGKLTDGTGYLLLSYVRSASRKSDYWVSLGHMLGSMHRADTIKFTGGNGYGLNKDNYIGATRQINKPKAGWIEFFRGNRLATQMKMADHYFDKEDKRCCRRILDHLEDFLIEPEFPSLLHGDLWSGNVMVDSQGEPMLIDPAVYVGHHEADLAMTQLFGGFASAFYEAYHEVVPREPGYADRREIYNLYHLLNHLNLFGRSYIVSVRRILKRYS, via the coding sequence ATGCATAGCAGCTTGAATGAGGCCGTGCAGAAATCTTTTGGCCAGGATGCGAGTGTGGAGTGGTCAGAGCCGGTTTCTGGCGGTGATATCAATGAAGCATATCATCTTTTGCTGACTGGTGGAGAAGAGGTGTTCCTGAAGCTGAATGCCAGAGCAGAGGAGAATTTCTTTCCGGCGGAAGCATATGGGCTGAAGTGTATGAAGGAAAGTGGTGCCAACGTACCTGAAGTGCTGGCAGTTGGGAAACTCACTGATGGTACGGGCTATCTTTTGCTATCCTATGTGAGAAGTGCATCCCGCAAGTCAGATTATTGGGTCAGCCTGGGTCATATGCTGGGCAGCATGCATAGGGCAGATACCATTAAGTTTACTGGCGGTAATGGGTATGGATTGAACAAGGACAACTACATAGGTGCCACCAGGCAAATCAATAAGCCCAAGGCTGGCTGGATAGAATTTTTCCGGGGAAACAGGCTGGCCACACAGATGAAAATGGCAGACCATTATTTTGATAAGGAGGATAAGCGGTGTTGCCGGAGAATACTTGACCATCTTGAAGATTTCTTGATAGAGCCTGAGTTTCCCTCTTTGCTGCATGGTGATCTTTGGAGCGGTAATGTGATGGTGGACAGCCAGGGGGAGCCAATGCTTATAGACCCGGCAGTTTATGTTGGGCATCATGAAGCAGATTTAGCCATGACGCAACTCTTTGGCGGCTTTGCTTCGGCCTTTTATGAAGCTTACCATGAAGTGGTCCCCAGAGAACCAGGTTATGCGGACAGGCGGGAGATATACAATTTGTACCACCTGCTGAATCATTTGAATTTATTTGGCAGGTCGTATATAGTTTCGGTAAGACGTATTTTAAAACGGTATTCTTAA
- a CDS encoding ArdC-like ssDNA-binding domain-containing protein, translating to MAWQSDKLKEAHKELVDKVIKDMEEGKVFFWDSEHLGHSPRNIDSQIVNGRETKLYHGKNKFILSFISIAKGYKDSRWGTYNAIAAAGGQVRKGEKATLVEVWVWDKPVKHKNPKTGKWETVYQKEYKYYMDMRPVSPGAVPKGFIRFDEDDFGGRYGAIYYRGKLTDKQVADYELIPAWERDKTMCNAELAGGRNTSIDPKEKLLKELEKSPFKGLAKGA from the coding sequence ATGGCCTGGCAGAGTGACAAGCTGAAGGAAGCTCATAAGGAACTGGTGGACAAGGTAATAAAGGACATGGAGGAGGGAAAGGTTTTTTTCTGGGATTCGGAGCACTTGGGGCATTCGCCCAGGAACATTGACTCCCAGATAGTGAATGGCAGAGAAACCAAACTCTATCACGGAAAGAATAAATTCATCTTGTCATTTATTTCAATTGCTAAAGGATATAAGGACAGCCGCTGGGGTACTTATAATGCCATAGCTGCCGCAGGTGGTCAGGTTCGTAAGGGTGAGAAGGCAACTCTGGTAGAGGTCTGGGTTTGGGATAAGCCCGTAAAGCATAAGAATCCCAAGACCGGGAAATGGGAAACCGTATATCAGAAGGAATACAAGTATTACATGGACATGAGGCCTGTAAGTCCCGGGGCGGTACCCAAGGGGTTCATCCGCTTCGATGAAGATGATTTTGGAGGCAGGTACGGGGCTATCTACTACAGGGGCAAGCTTACAGACAAACAGGTGGCTGACTATGAGTTGATACCTGCCTGGGAGCGCGACAAGACGATGTGCAACGCGGAGCTTGCAGGAGGCAGGAACACGTCCATTGACCCCAAGGAGAAGCTTCTGAAAGAATTGGAGAAATCTCCCTTCAAGGGTTTGGCCAAAGGAGCATGA